AAATTGTTTCTTTCCTTTGACTAAGAGACTAGCCCAAGGTTGATGTATTGTTAATGCTTGCATTTGTTTTCTCCTAAAAATAACTAAAATCATCAAGCGGTAGCTAATTAAATCGTTCCCTCTATGCGAAAATCAGGGATTGAAGTTTCATCTAAACATTGCCAAAGATGCAAACAGAATGGATGATCATTTACCCACTGTGAACGAGGGGGAATTACTTGAATTGCTGTCGATTCTTTACCAAGGAAAATCTCTTTGACCTGAACAAATTCCGACCAAGAAGGGAGCTTGTCTTTTCGAGAGATACTTAAATGAATCCAGTTTTTGTTATCTTCGTAACGACAGCAACTTATTATGACTGCTAGACCATTTCGACTCCGATAAACGCCATAAGGTTGTTGTTCAATTTCAGATAATCTAATAGTTCTCCAATTCTGAGGTAAATTTTTTGGTGGTTTCCAGTTAGCTGTTTGGGGTTTAACTACTTGCATAGTTTTAGTTAGTGAGTTCATCAAATATTTGTTGAATATTATTGAATGAATCAACAATATTTTCTTCTAAAGTTTCTAAGGTTTGATCATTTTCTATCATCCAATTTAGATGATTTTCCAATTCCTGAATTAGAGAAATTAGTTCTTTAGTTGCTGTTCT
The nucleotide sequence above comes from Planktothrix agardhii NIES-204. Encoded proteins:
- a CDS encoding hypothetical protein (hypothetical protein VVA0884) — protein: MQVVKPQTANWKPPKNLPQNWRTIRLSEIEQQPYGVYRSRNGLAVIISCCRYEDNKNWIHLSISRKDKLPSWSEFVQVKEIFLGKESTAIQVIPPRSQWVNDHPFCLHLWQCLDETSIPDFRIEGTI